In one window of Romboutsia hominis DNA:
- a CDS encoding zinc ribbon domain-containing protein, producing the protein MFFIMGISQEEKKLDFDEFTICKCCGKYGHVEVYISYWYFMFFFIPLFKWNKTYFVKMTCCNKIGKLNNEIGRKIEKKEKVSLDLDNIEFIDLEDRNYFNYDKSEEINKSIEDLEFEKKKIEQGKKEKAIEIAKELLDVLPIEVIAQKTGLTIEEIKNLKK; encoded by the coding sequence ATGTTTTTTATAATGGGTATAAGTCAAGAAGAGAAAAAACTAGACTTTGATGAATTTACTATATGTAAATGCTGTGGAAAGTATGGACATGTAGAAGTATATATATCATATTGGTATTTTATGTTTTTCTTCATACCTCTTTTTAAATGGAACAAAACATACTTTGTTAAAATGACTTGCTGTAACAAAATAGGAAAGTTAAATAATGAAATTGGAAGAAAAATCGAAAAGAAAGAAAAAGTATCTTTAGATTTAGATAATATAGAATTTATTGATTTAGAAGATAGAAATTATTTTAATTATGATAAATCTGAAGAAATTAACAAATCTATAGAAGATTTAGAATTTGAGAAAAAGAAGATAGAACAAGGAAAAAAAGAAAAGGCTATAGAAATAGCAAAGGAATTATTAGATGTATTACCTATTGAAGTGATAGCACAAAAAACTGGACTTACTATAGAAGAAATAAAAAACTTAAAAAAATAA
- a CDS encoding threonine/serine exporter family protein translates to MIWMPMYIHIIFSYLASVGFAVFLNAPKKTLYISGSIGMISWTIYIILMRINFDMMSANFIAASIAALLCEILARKMKKPTILFVVPGIITLIPGLGLYNTMYYVIEGNFQESFTTGANVLFASGSIALGVIVVSSLFRTYYKNLRKNEKVEIHKVSQISQQ, encoded by the coding sequence ATGATTTGGATGCCAATGTATATACATATAATATTTTCATACTTAGCATCAGTTGGTTTTGCAGTATTTTTAAATGCACCTAAAAAAACACTATACATATCTGGTTCTATAGGAATGATATCATGGACTATATATATAATTTTAATGAGAATCAATTTTGATATGATGAGTGCAAACTTTATAGCAGCGTCAATTGCAGCATTATTATGTGAAATATTAGCAAGAAAGATGAAAAAACCTACTATATTATTTGTAGTTCCAGGAATAATAACTTTAATTCCAGGTCTTGGATTATATAATACAATGTATTATGTTATAGAAGGAAATTTCCAAGAATCATTCACTACAGGAGCTAATGTTTTATTTGCAAGTGGTTCTATAGCCCTTGGTGTTATAGTAGTTTCTTCTTTATTTAGGACATATTATAAAAACTTAAGGAAAAATGAAAAAGTAGAGATTCATAAGGTTTCACAAATTAGCCAACAATAA
- a CDS encoding threonine/serine exporter family protein — translation MAESINYKYKKDVLRLATFIGQLMLSNGAETYRVDDTVKRICKSRGFSHINVFMAPNTIIVSDDRFDGYTFMKVIENRCINLNKIDLLNEFSRKFVNDIDMSIDDAIAELKNLEDKSPHTQSEINIWTAIGSSSFAVLVGGDNVITFMLTLITSVIAMITYNKVKKITNIPVFATLVSSIIIGFCGIGLVELGILDTPKMLIVGSIMPLLPGVPFIKAIRDLVSGELMSGVGRVIDAGVIATAIAVGVGMSMNIYVKWGGLL, via the coding sequence ATGGCAGAAAGTATTAATTATAAATACAAAAAGGATGTCTTGAGATTAGCCACATTTATAGGGCAATTAATGCTTAGTAATGGAGCAGAAACTTATAGAGTAGACGATACTGTAAAACGGATTTGCAAATCTAGAGGATTTTCTCATATAAATGTGTTTATGGCACCCAATACCATTATAGTTTCTGATGATAGATTTGATGGATATACATTTATGAAAGTAATAGAAAATAGGTGTATAAATTTAAATAAAATTGACTTACTAAATGAGTTTTCAAGAAAATTTGTTAACGATATAGATATGTCAATAGATGATGCAATAGCAGAATTAAAAAACTTAGAAGATAAATCACCGCATACACAAAGTGAGATAAATATATGGACTGCAATAGGTTCTTCTAGTTTTGCAGTATTAGTTGGAGGAGATAACGTAATAACATTTATGCTAACTCTTATAACATCGGTAATAGCTATGATTACTTATAATAAGGTAAAAAAAATAACAAATATACCTGTTTTTGCAACACTAGTTTCATCTATAATTATAGGATTTTGTGGAATAGGTCTTGTAGAACTTGGTATATTAGATACACCAAAGATGTTAATAGTAGGATCTATAATGCCACTTTTACCAGGAGTCCCTTTTATAAAAGCCATAAGGGATTTAGTATCAGGGGAGTTAATGTCAGGAGTAGGAAGAGTAATTGATGCAGGAGTTATTGCCACAGCTATTGCAGTTGGTGTTGGTATGTCAATGAATATATATGTAAAATGGGGAGGATTATTATAA
- the abc-f gene encoding ribosomal protection-like ABC-F family protein gives MAQIKINNLSFQYDNHGDDIFKNVSINIDTDWKLGLIGRNGRGKTTFLKLLKGEYKYSGQIISPVSFDYFPMNVENDNQVALEVMREAIAPFTKWEKELKEYSSDIKYIKEYGEVLDKFISYDGYIINEMIEKEVRKIGLGPEILDRNFKTLSSGERTKLLLSALFLRKNNFLLIDEPTNHLDSEGRECVAKYLNKKKGFILVSHDRNFLDEVINHVLSINKSNIDIQKGNYTTWQVNNDRRDEFEKSENEKLLKNIKRLKIAAKQKSSWSDKLESTKIGGGPVDRGYIGHKASKMMKRAKCLEKRQNKAIEEKSKLLKNIEQVEKLKIGNIETNSDKLLEVVDLQIVYQKEIFKKPISFKIKPGDRIWIRGKNGCGKSSLIKLLMGEEINYTGYVEKVSKISYVSQETNFLKGKIEEFSAEKGINIQHLKSSLNQVGVTNIQFEKNIEQWSEGQKKKLLIAASLCEKSQLYIWDEPLNFIDVISRIQIENMILEEKPTMLFVEHDKCFGEKIATKIIDII, from the coding sequence ATGGCACAAATTAAAATAAATAATTTAAGTTTTCAATATGATAACCATGGAGATGATATATTTAAAAATGTATCCATAAATATAGATACAGACTGGAAGTTAGGATTAATAGGTAGAAATGGTCGAGGGAAAACAACTTTTTTAAAATTATTAAAAGGAGAATATAAATATAGTGGGCAAATAATAAGTCCAGTAAGCTTTGATTATTTTCCTATGAATGTAGAGAATGACAATCAAGTAGCTTTAGAAGTTATGAGAGAAGCAATAGCACCGTTCACTAAATGGGAAAAAGAACTAAAAGAATATTCAAGTGATATTAAATATATAAAAGAATATGGAGAAGTGTTAGATAAATTTATAAGCTATGATGGATATATTATTAATGAAATGATAGAAAAAGAAGTAAGAAAAATAGGATTAGGACCAGAAATACTAGATAGAAATTTTAAAACATTAAGTTCTGGTGAGCGTACAAAACTATTATTATCAGCATTATTTCTTAGAAAAAATAACTTTTTACTTATTGATGAACCTACTAACCATTTAGATTCAGAAGGTAGAGAATGTGTAGCAAAATATTTAAATAAGAAGAAGGGATTTATATTAGTTTCACATGATAGAAACTTTTTAGATGAAGTAATTAATCATGTTTTATCTATTAATAAAAGTAATATAGATATCCAAAAAGGTAATTACACTACATGGCAAGTAAATAATGATAGGCGAGATGAGTTTGAAAAATCAGAAAATGAAAAATTACTTAAAAACATTAAAAGACTTAAAATAGCAGCTAAACAAAAATCTAGTTGGTCTGATAAATTAGAGTCCACTAAAATAGGAGGTGGTCCTGTAGATAGAGGATATATTGGGCATAAAGCATCAAAGATGATGAAAAGAGCTAAATGCTTAGAAAAGCGTCAAAATAAAGCTATAGAGGAAAAATCTAAATTGCTAAAAAATATAGAACAGGTAGAAAAACTCAAAATAGGGAATATAGAGACAAACTCAGATAAGTTGTTAGAGGTAGTAGACTTACAAATAGTATATCAAAAGGAAATATTTAAAAAACCAATAAGTTTTAAAATTAAACCAGGAGATCGTATTTGGATAAGAGGTAAAAATGGGTGTGGTAAATCAAGTTTAATAAAGCTATTAATGGGAGAAGAAATTAATTATACAGGCTATGTAGAAAAAGTAAGTAAGATATCATATGTTTCTCAAGAAACAAATTTTTTAAAAGGAAAAATTGAAGAGTTTTCAGCAGAAAAAGGAATAAATATACAGCATTTAAAAAGTAGCTTGAATCAAGTAGGTGTTACAAATATTCAATTTGAAAAGAATATAGAACAGTGGAGTGAAGGTCAAAAGAAAAAATTACTTATTGCTGCAAGTTTATGTGAAAAATCTCAACTTTATATTTGGGACGAACCCCTTAATTTTATTGATGTAATTTCGCGTATACAAATAGAAAATATGATTCTTGAAGAAAAACCTACTATGCTTTTTGTAGAGCATGATAAATGTTTTGGAGAGAAAATAGCTACTAAAATTATAGATATAATATAA
- a CDS encoding (2Fe-2S)-binding protein, which yields MKLDMDKYLQVRKAQAQGARTIEELKKMSDINIENEEELKEVEALIKNACKCKNVSIDTIVEAVKNGADTVEKVGEVTKAGTGCGRCKGIISNIIENKR from the coding sequence ATGAAACTAGATATGGATAAATATTTACAAGTTAGAAAGGCTCAAGCACAGGGAGCTAGAACTATTGAAGAGCTTAAAAAGATGTCTGATATAAATATTGAAAACGAAGAAGAGCTTAAGGAAGTAGAGGCTCTTATAAAAAATGCATGTAAATGTAAGAATGTATCAATAGATACAATCGTAGAAGCAGTAAAAAATGGAGCTGACACTGTTGAAAAAGTTGGAGAAGTTACTAAAGCAGGTACTGGATGTGGAAGATGTAAAGGTATTATATCAAATATAATAGAAAATAAAAGATAA
- a CDS encoding ABC transporter ATP-binding protein produces the protein MSSVKIVNLNKSFNNINVLKSINLSINEGEIISLLGPSGCGKSTTLNIIAGILDFDKGDILFDGNSIKNIPTGKRDVAIVFQDYFLFPHMNVFENIEFGLKMKKIKKCERNKKVQELIDLVKLNGYEKKYPSQISGGQKQRVAIARSLAINPKVLLLDEPFSNLDINLRQEMREFVLNLQKKLKITTILVTHDKEEALMMSDKIAVMVNGEIKQFDTPKNLYEKPNSKVVANIFGERNYISGKIYNGLFENEYVKLSLDIDKNESLDNVELMISKENIEINNENYPNGVIGKIKKKTYLGENTIYEIDIKDFILKVSSNKHFYEVNQNVKINFNLENVVYFTQ, from the coding sequence ATGTCAAGTGTTAAAATAGTTAACTTAAATAAAAGTTTTAATAATATAAATGTGTTAAAAAGTATAAATTTATCAATAAATGAAGGCGAAATAATTTCTTTACTAGGACCATCAGGATGTGGTAAAAGCACTACATTAAATATAATAGCAGGAATACTTGATTTTGATAAAGGAGATATATTATTTGATGGAAATAGTATAAAAAATATACCCACAGGAAAACGAGACGTAGCCATAGTATTTCAAGATTATTTTTTATTTCCTCATATGAATGTATTTGAAAATATCGAGTTTGGACTTAAAATGAAAAAAATTAAAAAATGCGAACGTAATAAAAAAGTACAAGAATTAATAGACTTAGTAAAACTTAATGGATACGAAAAAAAGTACCCATCACAAATTTCGGGAGGTCAAAAACAAAGAGTAGCCATAGCAAGAAGTTTAGCGATAAATCCAAAGGTGCTGCTTTTAGATGAACCTTTTTCAAATTTAGATATAAACTTAAGACAAGAAATGAGAGAGTTTGTATTAAATTTACAAAAAAAATTAAAAATAACTACAATACTAGTAACTCATGATAAAGAAGAAGCTTTGATGATGAGTGATAAAATAGCAGTTATGGTAAATGGAGAAATAAAACAATTTGATACTCCAAAAAACTTATATGAAAAACCAAATAGTAAAGTAGTTGCGAATATATTTGGAGAAAGAAATTATATAAGTGGGAAAATATATAATGGATTATTTGAAAATGAATATGTTAAGCTAAGCTTAGATATTGATAAAAATGAAAGTTTAGATAATGTAGAACTTATGATATCTAAAGAAAATATAGAAATTAATAATGAAAATTATCCAAATGGAGTTATAGGAAAAATTAAAAAGAAAACATATTTAGGTGAAAATACAATTTATGAAATAGATATAAAAGACTTTATACTCAAGGTTAGTTCAAATAAGCATTTTTATGAAGTTAACCAAAATGTAAAAATAAACTTTAATTTAGAAAATGTAGTTTACTTTACTCAATAA
- a CDS encoding ABC transporter permease yields MKSKKLILYILLIVLIIPISILLIWTITSRWTYPKLIPTDYSLRGFEYILNTYNIKILINSILISIIVILITIIISIPAAKAISIYEFRGKKLFEILVLSPIIVPMISIAMGVHITFLRNGLANNIIGVIIINILPCIPYAVKMIADIYNLVGDKLEIQAKLLGANSINTFRYITLPLIFPGVIGASSMCFIISFSQYFLTMLIGGGNIITYPMVMFPYIQSGDRTVAALYSLVFLIVSIVVLILVEGKIKKYYLNNKNNYFLG; encoded by the coding sequence ATGAAAAGTAAAAAATTAATTTTATATATATTATTAATAGTACTTATAATACCAATTTCAATACTATTAATATGGACAATAACTAGTAGGTGGACTTATCCAAAGCTAATACCTACAGACTATTCTTTAAGAGGATTTGAATATATATTAAATACTTATAATATAAAAATATTAATTAACAGTATATTAATATCAATAATAGTGATATTAATAACAATTATAATAAGCATACCAGCAGCTAAGGCTATATCAATATATGAATTTAGAGGAAAAAAATTATTTGAAATTTTAGTGCTATCACCAATAATTGTACCTATGATATCTATAGCTATGGGGGTTCACATTACTTTTTTAAGAAATGGTCTAGCAAATAATATAATAGGAGTAATAATAATAAATATACTTCCTTGTATTCCTTATGCAGTAAAAATGATAGCGGATATATATAATTTAGTAGGAGACAAATTAGAAATACAAGCAAAGCTTTTAGGAGCAAATTCAATAAACACATTTAGATACATAACATTACCTTTAATATTTCCAGGAGTAATAGGTGCATCTAGTATGTGTTTTATAATTTCATTTAGTCAATACTTCTTAACTATGCTAATAGGAGGAGGTAATATAATTACATATCCTATGGTTATGTTTCCATATATACAAAGCGGAGATAGAACAGTAGCAGCACTATACAGTCTAGTATTTTTAATTGTAAGTATAGTAGTACTAATACTTGTAGAAGGAAAAATAAAAAAGTATTATTTAAATAATAAAAACAATTACTTTTTAGGATAA
- a CDS encoding ABC transporter permease, which produces MNNKIKPYILIAPTAILLLFIMGCGIINCILQSLGYFPQIGFNEINFSYYKEILRETSFLKSLLFSLNTSLISSLISVILGVFLAYLLAQDKYSNFRNTILNLPMIIPHIVVVFFMVTIFSQSGIISRLLYNLGIISDSSQFINLISDKNGIGIILVYLYKGIPFVAITTYNILKNINEKLEVVALNLGASKLQSFRYITLPLAMPSIISSFIILFTFAFGSYEVPFLIGPTTPKALSVLAYNNYISTDFNQKALSMVINIILSGISFVLLIIYNKVFSKMYKYKL; this is translated from the coding sequence GTGAACAATAAAATAAAACCATATATACTCATAGCACCAACAGCTATACTTTTGTTATTTATAATGGGGTGTGGAATAATAAATTGTATATTACAAAGTTTAGGATACTTTCCACAAATAGGTTTTAATGAAATAAATTTTAGTTATTATAAAGAGATTTTAAGAGAGACTTCTTTCTTAAAGTCTCTTCTATTTAGTTTAAATACATCATTAATATCAAGCTTAATATCTGTAATACTTGGTGTTTTCTTAGCCTATTTACTAGCTCAAGATAAGTATTCAAACTTTAGAAATACCATACTAAACTTGCCAATGATAATTCCACATATAGTAGTAGTATTTTTTATGGTAACAATATTTTCTCAATCTGGAATAATATCAAGACTTTTATATAATTTAGGTATAATATCTGATTCATCACAATTTATAAATTTAATATCTGATAAAAATGGTATAGGAATAATACTTGTATATTTATACAAAGGAATACCTTTTGTAGCTATAACTACTTATAATATACTAAAAAATATAAATGAGAAGCTAGAGGTAGTAGCACTAAATTTGGGTGCTAGTAAATTACAAAGTTTTAGATACATAACTTTGCCACTTGCTATGCCATCTATAATATCTTCATTTATAATATTATTTACCTTTGCTTTTGGGTCATATGAAGTACCATTTTTAATAGGACCAACTACACCTAAAGCATTATCAGTATTAGCTTACAATAATTATATAAGCACGGATTTTAACCAAAAGGCATTATCTATGGTTATAAATATTATATTATCAGGCATAAGTTTTGTTTTATTAATAATATATAACAAAGTTTTTTCGAAGATGTATAAGTATAAATTATAG
- a CDS encoding ABC transporter substrate-binding protein, producing the protein MKFKRKIIGALSIIMTISLIGCSKPSKKPEEVNVSDKKYEQLLEEAKGTTVNFYGYGGNEVMNKWFDTYIIPQMKEKYDITLKRVGMNIDEILNSLLSDKQANNLKGNMDVVWINGENFKTAKDSNLLLGKFTEKLPNFNKYVDTASKDITTDFGTTVENMEAPWGKAQFTIVENASKVDKEIKNTNDLKEVIMKNPGKFTYPAPPDFTGSAFVRNVIYDIVGYENVKDLPADETKVKKVIQPAINYLKEIKPYLWNKGKTYSSTTSQLDNMYSDEEVYFTMTYSPNVIPSKIESKEFSPDTKIIEFEKGNISNTHFLTVPFNTQNQAGAMVLIDYLMSIDAQGSKTFSKNWGDSTILDMNKIPKSEKGKFSDEMIVIENAVPELRADLVPIIEKIWTKEVLESEQ; encoded by the coding sequence ATGAAATTTAAAAGAAAGATAATAGGTGCTTTAAGTATAATTATGACCATAAGTTTAATTGGATGCTCAAAACCATCTAAAAAACCAGAAGAAGTAAATGTTTCAGATAAAAAATATGAACAATTATTAGAAGAAGCTAAAGGGACTACTGTTAATTTCTATGGTTATGGTGGTAACGAAGTAATGAATAAATGGTTTGATACTTACATAATACCTCAAATGAAAGAAAAGTATGATATAACTTTAAAAAGAGTAGGTATGAATATAGATGAAATATTAAACAGTTTATTATCAGATAAACAAGCAAACAACCTAAAGGGAAATATGGATGTAGTTTGGATAAATGGAGAGAACTTTAAAACTGCAAAAGATAGTAATTTGTTATTAGGAAAATTTACTGAAAAACTTCCAAACTTTAATAAATATGTAGACACAGCTTCAAAAGATATAACTACAGACTTTGGGACAACAGTAGAGAATATGGAAGCACCTTGGGGTAAAGCACAATTTACAATAGTAGAAAATGCTTCTAAAGTAGATAAAGAAATTAAAAATACTAATGATTTAAAAGAAGTAATAATGAAAAATCCAGGTAAATTTACATATCCAGCACCTCCTGACTTTACGGGTAGTGCTTTTGTAAGAAACGTAATATACGATATAGTAGGATATGAAAATGTAAAAGATTTACCAGCAGATGAAACAAAGGTAAAAAAAGTAATTCAACCTGCTATTAACTATTTAAAAGAGATAAAACCATATTTATGGAATAAAGGTAAAACTTATTCTTCAACAACTTCACAATTAGATAATATGTATTCAGATGAAGAAGTTTATTTTACAATGACATATTCACCAAATGTAATACCATCTAAAATAGAAAGTAAAGAGTTTAGTCCTGATACTAAGATAATAGAATTTGAAAAAGGAAATATAAGCAATACTCATTTCTTAACAGTACCATTTAATACTCAAAATCAAGCTGGTGCTATGGTTTTAATAGATTACTTAATGAGTATAGATGCACAAGGTTCTAAAACATTTAGCAAAAACTGGGGAGATTCAACAATATTAGATATGAACAAAATACCTAAAAGCGAAAAAGGTAAATTTAGTGATGAAATGATAGTAATAGAAAATGCTGTTCCAGAATTAAGAGCAGATCTTGTTCCAATAATAGAAAAAATATGGACAAAAGAGGTTTTAGAAAGTGAACAATAA
- a CDS encoding sulfurtransferase, which yields MKRKLISALVGITMVATMAVGCSSPSNDSQKTTETKLNVKAEKVDTQKVFVSPKWVQSVIDGNQPESKNYTILEVSWGTYKDSPTYTKGHLPGALHVDTSSVESEPIWNISDPKVVEKGMLDLGVTKDKTVILYGTDISAVSRVAYAYLWAGVDNVKVLDGGLDAWKKAGYQTETKVEKATPAKDFGTTVPAHPEYWMSIEQVQDKLKNDQNFRLVSIRSKDEFDGKTSGYTYIDRAGEPKGAVWGHAGSNPYNMEDYTHKDGTVITAEEMEKLWSDSDINKNNELSFYCGTGWRASVPWLIAYDAGWDKMTVYDGGWNEWQMHNNLPVQVGDPNSGNCEYTTVGKLPTNKAAK from the coding sequence ATGAAAAGAAAATTAATTAGTGCACTAGTTGGTATCACAATGGTAGCCACAATGGCGGTAGGATGTAGTAGTCCTTCAAATGATTCTCAAAAAACAACAGAAACGAAATTAAATGTAAAGGCAGAAAAGGTAGATACACAAAAAGTCTTTGTATCACCTAAGTGGGTACAAAGTGTAATAGATGGAAATCAACCAGAGTCTAAAAATTATACTATATTAGAAGTTTCGTGGGGAACTTATAAAGACAGTCCAACTTATACAAAAGGACATCTTCCAGGAGCTTTACATGTGGATACTTCAAGTGTTGAATCAGAACCGATTTGGAATATATCAGATCCTAAGGTAGTTGAAAAAGGTATGTTAGATTTAGGAGTTACAAAAGATAAAACTGTTATTTTATATGGAACAGATATTTCAGCAGTAAGTAGAGTAGCATATGCATATCTTTGGGCAGGTGTTGATAATGTAAAAGTTCTAGATGGTGGACTTGATGCATGGAAAAAAGCAGGGTATCAAACAGAAACTAAAGTAGAAAAAGCAACACCAGCAAAAGACTTTGGAACAACTGTTCCAGCACATCCAGAATATTGGATGTCTATAGAACAAGTTCAAGATAAATTAAAAAATGACCAAAACTTCCGTCTAGTAAGTATAAGAAGTAAAGATGAATTTGATGGTAAAACAAGTGGATACACTTATATTGATAGAGCTGGTGAGCCTAAAGGCGCAGTTTGGGGACATGCAGGAAGCAATCCATACAATATGGAAGATTATACACATAAAGATGGAACTGTTATAACTGCTGAAGAAATGGAAAAGTTATGGTCAGATTCTGATATAAATAAAAATAATGAACTTTCATTTTACTGTGGAACAGGTTGGAGAGCATCAGTTCCTTGGTTAATTGCTTATGATGCAGGATGGGATAAGATGACTGTTTATGATGGTGGATGGAATGAATGGCAAATGCATAATAATCTTCCTGTACAAGTAGGAGATCCAAATAGTGGTAATTGTGAATATACTACAGTGGGTAAACTACCAACAAACAAAGCTGCAAAATAA
- a CDS encoding DUF4179 domain-containing protein, translating into MSKLDNIKIPDNFDSSIEVVINKALKDKQKIKLKKKKLIIAGSSIILLGTMALNSKTTWAYIENITKQIEVLLGREENEFDKYKFEGNQTIESNGLKISLGEVMLDDRQLIISMSVDYSNFNDNLNIETLSPLYPTIIIDDLVFEGQSNSCEVEKVIGEKKGNILFKTSLLSIDTDGDGASDTPYEILDKIEGNKDYDLKIIFNEMHNYRNEEFEAIRGNWEFNTIINASNILNDTKVHKINKTFKIDENVYKGNFTIEEIRVSPVSVKIKYNYDLYTELSVNKRREPVLIAKDENNNELIHGPGTGGELIDGNLYIGDEFELKGNEKKISVIPCIYIDDNPKIFKDAIVYIDIN; encoded by the coding sequence ATGAGCAAATTAGATAATATAAAGATACCAGATAACTTTGATTCTTCTATAGAGGTTGTTATAAATAAGGCTTTAAAGGATAAACAAAAAATAAAATTAAAAAAGAAAAAGCTTATAATAGCTGGATCAAGCATCATTCTTTTAGGAACTATGGCATTAAATAGTAAAACTACATGGGCTTATATAGAGAATATAACAAAACAAATAGAAGTTTTACTAGGAAGAGAAGAAAATGAATTTGATAAGTACAAGTTTGAAGGGAATCAAACTATTGAATCTAATGGGCTAAAAATTAGTCTAGGTGAAGTTATGTTAGATGATAGACAGCTAATAATTAGTATGAGTGTTGATTATTCCAATTTTAATGATAATTTAAATATAGAAACTTTATCACCATTATATCCAACAATTATTATTGATGACCTTGTATTTGAGGGACAGAGTAATTCTTGTGAAGTTGAAAAAGTAATAGGAGAAAAAAAAGGGAATATATTGTTTAAAACTAGTTTACTATCAATAGATACTGATGGAGATGGTGCATCTGACACTCCTTATGAAATATTAGATAAGATAGAAGGAAACAAAGATTATGACTTAAAGATTATTTTTAATGAAATGCATAACTATAGAAATGAAGAATTTGAAGCTATTAGGGGCAATTGGGAATTTAATACTATAATAAATGCATCAAATATATTAAATGATACTAAAGTACATAAAATAAATAAAACTTTTAAAATAGATGAAAATGTATATAAAGGAAATTTCACTATAGAGGAAATTAGGGTATCTCCTGTATCTGTTAAGATTAAATATAATTATGACTTATACACAGAACTTAGTGTTAATAAAAGAAGAGAACCAGTATTAATCGCAAAGGACGAAAATAATAATGAATTAATACATGGACCTGGAACTGGAGGAGAGTTAATTGATGGTAATTTATATATAGGTGATGAATTTGAACTAAAAGGAAATGAAAAAAAGATTAGTGTAATACCTTGTATATATATTGATGATAATCCTAAGATATTTAAAGATGCTATTGTTTATATAGATATAAATTAG
- a CDS encoding sigma-70 family RNA polymerase sigma factor yields MGQLLMLRRSKNNVSDEDIIKKAIKGDKDSINAIINENKEYLYKTAFLYIKDEEEAVEVCQETVYKAIINIHKLKNPKYFKTWITRILINNVNDRNRSQSKVIYDIKALEEVEDISYEKLEEKIDLYNAIDILEEKFKTPIILQYFQDMTIKEIADVLECNENTIKTYIKRGKKKLYKILMEGK; encoded by the coding sequence ATGGGACAATTATTAATGTTAAGAAGGAGTAAAAATAACGTTAGTGATGAGGATATAATAAAAAAAGCTATAAAGGGAGACAAAGATTCAATTAATGCAATTATAAATGAAAACAAAGAATACTTATATAAAACAGCTTTTTTGTATATAAAAGATGAAGAAGAGGCAGTAGAAGTATGCCAAGAAACAGTATATAAAGCAATTATAAATATACATAAATTAAAAAATCCAAAATACTTTAAAACTTGGATTACAAGAATACTTATCAATAATGTAAATGATAGAAATAGAAGTCAAAGTAAGGTTATATATGACATAAAAGCATTAGAAGAAGTTGAGGATATATCATATGAGAAATTGGAAGAGAAAATAGATTTATATAATGCTATAGATATATTAGAAGAAAAATTTAAAACTCCTATAATACTTCAATACTTTCAAGATATGACTATAAAGGAAATAGCAGACGTACTTGAATGCAATGAAAATACTATTAAAACTTACATAAAAAGAGGAAAAAAGAAATTATATAAGATATTAATGGAGGGGAAATAA